The Verrucomicrobiaceae bacterium DNA window ACAGATCCAACGTATCTGTAGATGTAGAAATAGGGGTATGATGAAATAGAGATGGTGAATGACGAGTCTGCGAAATCCCACTGCTAGGACTGAATTTGAGCAGCAGGTGCAGTAAGCATTTTTGCAAGCGACTCGGCGTTCAAAGAAATTGTAAGCCGTGGATGATGAGCATGGCTGCGAGTCGTATGCACTTTGGTTCTTTATGTCAAAGCAGGCGCCACTCGCGGCCGTCTTGGCGGAGGAGGTCATCGGCTTCTTTGGGGCCCCAGCTACCGGCGGGGTATTCGCACATGGTTGGTGGCGTGGCGGATTGGTGCCAGGCGTGCTCGATTTCGTCGATGAATTTCCAGGCGTTCTCGACTTCGTCACGGCGGGCAAAGAGGGTGGCGTCGCCGGCCATGGCATCGAGCAGGAGGCGCTCGTAGGCCTCAGGGCTGGCTTTGCCGAAGCTGGAGGAGTAGCGGAAGTCCATCTTCACCTGCTGCATGTTGAGGGCCTGGCCGGGTTGCTTGCAGAGGATGCGCAGGGCGATGCCTTCATCCGGCTGGATGCGGATGACGAGGGTGTTTTCGCTGTTTTTTAGCAGGCTAGCGGTGGGGAAGGGGACTTGCGGCGGCTTTTTGAAGTGGATGCTGATCTCGGTGGCTTTTTTCGGGAGCTGCTTGCCGACACGGATGTAGAAGGGCACGCCCTGCCAGCGCCAGGTGTCCACATAGAGGCGTAGGGCGACGTAGGCTTCCGTGTTGGACTGCGGATTCACGCGGTCTTCCTCACGGTAGCCTACACGGGCGCTACCATCGACGCTGCCAGCGGTGTACTGAGCACGGATGACATTCGCACCGACTGCCTGGGGGCCGACGAGTGGCCGCAGGGCACGGATGACCTTCACTTTTTCATCGCGGACGCTGTCAGCGCTGAGATCGGTGGGCGGCTCCATGGCCACGAGGGTGAGGAGCTGGAAGAGGTGGTTTTGCACCATGTCACGCAGGGCACCCGCGGTGTCGTAGTAACCGCCGCGGCCGCCTTCCATGCCGAGATTCTCTGCGCAGGTGATCTGGACGTGGTCGATGTAGCGGCTGTTCCAGTTCGGCTCGAAGAGGGAATTCGCAAAGCGCAGGACCATGATGTTCTGCGCCGTTTCTTTGCCGAGGTAGTGGTCGATGCGGTAGGTGTCCTTTTCTTCAAAGGTGTGGGACACGGCCTCATTGAGAGCACGGGCGCTGGCGAGGTCTTTGCCAAAGGGCTTTTCGCAGACGACGCGGGCCCATTTGCCGCCGACACCTTCATTGAGACCTGCGGCGCGGAGCATTTCTAGGATGGGTTTGAAGGCCTCTGGCGCGGAGGCGAGGTAAAAGAGGCGGTTCGCGGGCTCGCCGCGCTCGGCATCGAATTGATCGAGGAGGAGCTTCAGTTGCACGTAGCCAGCAGGGTCTTCGAACTCACTGCGGTGGTAGTGGATGCACTGCTCGAAGCTTGCCCATAGCTCGTCGTTGTGGCCCTGGCGGCTATTCTTGCGGTTCCCAGCCTTCAATTCCTCACGGAAGACTGGATCGGTCTTCTCACGACGTGCAAAGCCGATGACTTTGAATTGCGGTGGTAGGTCGCCGCAGGCGGCGATGTTGTAGAAAGCGGGGATGAGCTTGCGGTTGGTGAGGTCACCAGTGGCACCAAAGATGACGACGGTGCAGGGCTCTGCACGGTGGCGTGAGAGCAGCGTTTCTTGAAAGGGATTCTCCAGATCGGGCATTTGCGGGGTGTGAAGGGCAACACCAGTAGCCCCAGGCACCCTCCGCGCAACAAACGATGCGCCTACTAGGGCACCTAGGGCATGAAAGGTGGTCATTGGTCTCATGAATCACCTACACACCCCGCCACGCGAGCGCGGTTTCTATCGCTGAATTCCCCTGCGTGGCTCAATGGTTTGACAGATCGCGTGAATCGCCGAAAAATCGCACTTCAATGATCAAACCGGAGTCAGAAGAGCTCCCCGTGGACGACATCGTCCCCGAGGAAGTCAAAAAAGAAAAAGGCTTGTGGGAAAAAACCCGCAAAAGCCTGATCGAGCGTTTGAATAACTGGGAGGACCAGCGGACTTGGAATGAGTTTTACCAAACCTATTGGAGGCTGATCTATTCCGTCGCATCCAAAGCCGGTCTGACACGCGAGGAGAGCTTTGATGTCATCCAAGAGACGATCATCGCCATCGCCCGGCAGGTGCAAAAAGGCCAGTATGACCCGCGAGCAGGCTCCTTTAAGGCTTGGCTGCTGCAAATGACGCGTTGGCGCATTCTGGATGTGTTCCGTGCCCGCAAGCGTCAGCCCTCTCTGGCTGATCAAGGCCGCGCTGATAGTGAAGACACCTCTGGCCTGATCATCGAGCGGCTGACCAATGAGAAGGACAACATGCTGGAGAGCATCTGGGACCGCGAATGGCGTGATAACATCACTGCGGCCGCTCTGGAGCGTGTGAAGGCAAAAGTTTCGCCGCGTCAGTTCCAGATCTTCGATTGCTACGTCATGAAGGGCTGGGGCGTGAAAAAGACGGCGGAGGCTCTGGGCATCAATGCGGCTCAGGTTTATCTAGCGAAGCATCGTGTGGGTGCCCTGGTGAAGAAGGAAGTGCAGGCGCTAGAGCATACGATGCTGTGAGTTCCCCGCTTCGATCCATGCTGCTTCCTGACTTGCCGCAGGATTACCCGCGAGTCCGGCTGGTGCAGAGTTTTGAGGAGCTGATGAGCACACCGTTTGGTGATGGGGTGAATGCCATGTGCTGGCCGAGGGTGCTGGAGGGGGATTTTAGCGAAGTGATTGCCCATCTGGAGGTGGGGCCCGGCATTACGCATCTTGTGGCGGAGGAGCTGCTCGCATTGCGATTGAGCGCAGATGGGCACAAGGCGGTGCTCACCATGCTGGATGATGTGGCGCTGCTGGAGGCACATGGGCTCGATCCAGTGCTCGACTGCATCCATGGCTACACCCATGGCGAGCAGGATGGGCCTGTGCGGACGGATGTGTGCTCCTTTCATGCAGATAGCGCCACGGCAGAGGCGGATACATTTTTATGCACCTACCACGGAGCTTCATCAGAGGGACTGCGCAATGAAGACGCGGTATGCCGCGTCGATGTGCCAGAGACGCGTGCAGCGCTGCTCAGGCTGCATGGCGGGGCGGATGATGAGGGCTTCGCAGACTTTCTGACAGAGCACTTCTATGATCTGCATTATGCGCCGGTATCTGGAGCGGTGCCTTTCGTCTTCGGCGTCGGGCATCTATGGCGCATCGCCACGCAGTATCCAGGCTGTCCAGTGCCGCCGTGCATTCACCGTGCGCCTGATCCTGTTCCTGGGCAAAAACGCCTGCTACTCATCAGCTAGGCAGTGTGTGCAGATCATCGGCGCATGAGCATCATCTTCATTTGCAGTGCCTCTGGGTGATCTCGCTGGATGCTCAGGGTGCGCTCTACGGCCTGCATGGCCTCTGGGATGCGGTTCAGGCGGGCGAGGATCGTCGCACGGGCATAGGGGAGTGCTGGGTCAGTCGGAGTGACGGCCTCGCCACGCAGTAGCGC harbors:
- the zwf gene encoding glucose-6-phosphate dehydrogenase, with the protein product MPDLENPFQETLLSRHRAEPCTVVIFGATGDLTNRKLIPAFYNIAACGDLPPQFKVIGFARREKTDPVFREELKAGNRKNSRQGHNDELWASFEQCIHYHRSEFEDPAGYVQLKLLLDQFDAERGEPANRLFYLASAPEAFKPILEMLRAAGLNEGVGGKWARVVCEKPFGKDLASARALNEAVSHTFEEKDTYRIDHYLGKETAQNIMVLRFANSLFEPNWNSRYIDHVQITCAENLGMEGGRGGYYDTAGALRDMVQNHLFQLLTLVAMEPPTDLSADSVRDEKVKVIRALRPLVGPQAVGANVIRAQYTAGSVDGSARVGYREEDRVNPQSNTEAYVALRLYVDTWRWQGVPFYIRVGKQLPKKATEISIHFKKPPQVPFPTASLLKNSENTLVIRIQPDEGIALRILCKQPGQALNMQQVKMDFRYSSSFGKASPEAYERLLLDAMAGDATLFARRDEVENAWKFIDEIEHAWHQSATPPTMCEYPAGSWGPKEADDLLRQDGREWRLL
- a CDS encoding sigma-70 family RNA polymerase sigma factor, translated to MIKPESEELPVDDIVPEEVKKEKGLWEKTRKSLIERLNNWEDQRTWNEFYQTYWRLIYSVASKAGLTREESFDVIQETIIAIARQVQKGQYDPRAGSFKAWLLQMTRWRILDVFRARKRQPSLADQGRADSEDTSGLIIERLTNEKDNMLESIWDREWRDNITAAALERVKAKVSPRQFQIFDCYVMKGWGVKKTAEALGINAAQVYLAKHRVGALVKKEVQALEHTML